In the genome of Rhinolophus ferrumequinum isolate MPI-CBG mRhiFer1 chromosome 24, mRhiFer1_v1.p, whole genome shotgun sequence, one region contains:
- the HAND1 gene encoding heart- and neural crest derivatives-expressed protein 1, translating to MNLVGSYAHHHHHHHHHHPHPAHPMLHEPFLFGPASRCHQERPYFQSWLLSPADAARDFPAGGPPPTAAAAASATYCPDARSGQSPGRLEALGGRLGRRKGSGPKKERKRTESINSAFAELRECIPNVPADTKLSKIKTLRLATSYIAYLMDVLAKDAQAGDPEAFKAELKKVDGGRESKRKREPQQHEGFPPALGPGEKRIKGRTGWPQQVWALELNQ from the exons ATGAACCTCGTGGGCAGCTACgcacaccatcaccaccatcaccaccatcaccacccgcACCCCGCGCACCCCATGCTCCACGAGCCCTTCCTCTTCGGCCCAGCCTCGCGCTGTCACCAGGAGCGGCCCTACTTCCAGAGCTGGCTGCTGAGCCCTGCTGACGCTGCCCGGGACTTCCCCGCCGGCGGGCCACCGCCCACAGCCGCTGCGGCggcttctgccacttactgtcCGGATGCCAGGTCCGGCCAGAGCCCGGGGCGCCTGGAGGCCCTCGGAGGTCGCCTGGGCCGGCGGAAAGGCTCGGGACCCAAGAAGGAGCGGAAGCGCACAGAGAGCATTAACAGCGCGTTTGCCGAGCTGCGTGAGTGCATCCCCAACGTGCCCGCCGACACCAAGCTCTCCAAGATCAAGACTCTGCGGCTGGCCACCAGCTACATCGCCTACCTGATGGACGTGCTAGCCAAGGATGCACAGGCTGGCGACCCCGAGGCCTTCAAAGCCGAACTCAAGAAGGTGGATGGCGGCCGCGAGAGTAAGAGGAAAAGGGAGCCG CAACAGCACGAAGGCTttcctcctgccctgggcccaggCGAGAAGAGGATTAAAGGGCGCACAGGCTGGCCGCAGCAAGTCTGGGCGCTGGAGCTAAATCAGTGA